Proteins from one Dermacentor variabilis isolate Ectoservices chromosome 1, ASM5094787v1, whole genome shotgun sequence genomic window:
- the LOC142564978 gene encoding retinitis pigmentosa 9 protein-like isoform X2, with product MSSTKSGRCGSQEAKPGPTLLDKGQNVSEKIQALKHIDTFYSQAPPGLIQEEKENPEDCIPDLPENKHAREFLSKAPTKGLWMPLGKEVKVMKCWRCKAYGHRTGDRECPMFLSGNSASEKFRFVHEDPMHEFVKESKATEKQERIRQLQELLEGSSDSDSSSSSSSSSSSPGESRKRRRKHSHSKHESRKKQKHHRKSKKRRRK from the exons ATGTCATCAACCAAGTCCGGTCGTTGTGGTAGCCAGGAAGCTAAGCCAGGACCGACGCTACTTGACAAGGGGCAGAATGTCAGCGAGAAAATTCAGGCTCTGAAACACATCGACACATT ctACAGCCAGGCTCCACCGGGTCTAATTCAGGAGGAAAAGGAGAATCCCGAAGACTGTATTCCTGACTTGCCAGAGAACAAACATGCGCGAGAGTTTCTGTCAAAGGCACCTACGAAGGGTCTGTGGATGCCCCTGGGAAAGGAAGTTAAAGTAATGAAAT GTTGGAGGTGCAAAGCCTACGGACATAGGACAGGAGACAGGGAGTGTCCTATGTTCCTCAGTGGAAACTCTGCAAGCGAGAAGTTTAGATTT GTGCATGAAGATCCGATGCACGAGTTCGTGAAAGAAAGCAAAGCGACTGAAAAGCAGGAACG AATTCGCCAGCTGCAGGAACTTCTTGAAGGATCGTCGGATTCTGACAGCAGCTCAAGCTCTTCAAGCAGCAGTAGCTCCCCGGGAGAATCGAGAAAGCGTCGCCGCAAGCACAGCCACTCAAAACACGAGTCCAGAAAAAAGCAGAAGCATCACCGTAAATCTAAGAAGCGTAGAAGAAAGTGA
- the LOC142564978 gene encoding retinitis pigmentosa 9 protein homolog isoform X1, whose translation MSSTKSGRCGSQEAKPGPTLLDKGQNVSEKIQALKHIDTLYCLCFTLLLTTCYCYSQAPPGLIQEEKENPEDCIPDLPENKHAREFLSKAPTKGLWMPLGKEVKVMKCWRCKAYGHRTGDRECPMFLSGNSASEKFRFVHEDPMHEFVKESKATEKQERIRQLQELLEGSSDSDSSSSSSSSSSSPGESRKRRRKHSHSKHESRKKQKHHRKSKKRRRK comes from the exons ATGTCATCAACCAAGTCCGGTCGTTGTGGTAGCCAGGAAGCTAAGCCAGGACCGACGCTACTTGACAAGGGGCAGAATGTCAGCGAGAAAATTCAGGCTCTGAAACACATCGACACATTGTACTGCTTGTGTTTCACGCTGCTGCTCACGACCTGCTACTG ctACAGCCAGGCTCCACCGGGTCTAATTCAGGAGGAAAAGGAGAATCCCGAAGACTGTATTCCTGACTTGCCAGAGAACAAACATGCGCGAGAGTTTCTGTCAAAGGCACCTACGAAGGGTCTGTGGATGCCCCTGGGAAAGGAAGTTAAAGTAATGAAAT GTTGGAGGTGCAAAGCCTACGGACATAGGACAGGAGACAGGGAGTGTCCTATGTTCCTCAGTGGAAACTCTGCAAGCGAGAAGTTTAGATTT GTGCATGAAGATCCGATGCACGAGTTCGTGAAAGAAAGCAAAGCGACTGAAAAGCAGGAACG AATTCGCCAGCTGCAGGAACTTCTTGAAGGATCGTCGGATTCTGACAGCAGCTCAAGCTCTTCAAGCAGCAGTAGCTCCCCGGGAGAATCGAGAAAGCGTCGCCGCAAGCACAGCCACTCAAAACACGAGTCCAGAAAAAAGCAGAAGCATCACCGTAAATCTAAGAAGCGTAGAAGAAAGTGA
- the LOC142564978 gene encoding uncharacterized protein LOC142564978 isoform X3, with protein sequence MSSTKSGRCGSQEAKPGPTLLDKGQNVSEKIQALKHIDTLYCLCFTLLLTTCYCYSQAPPGLIQEEKENPEDCIPDLPENKHAREFLSKAPTKGLWMPLGKEVKVGGAKPTDIGQETGSVLCSSVETLQARSLDLIRQLQELLEGSSDSDSSSSSSSSSSSPGESRKRRRKHSHSKHESRKKQKHHRKSKKRRRK encoded by the exons ATGTCATCAACCAAGTCCGGTCGTTGTGGTAGCCAGGAAGCTAAGCCAGGACCGACGCTACTTGACAAGGGGCAGAATGTCAGCGAGAAAATTCAGGCTCTGAAACACATCGACACATTGTACTGCTTGTGTTTCACGCTGCTGCTCACGACCTGCTACTG ctACAGCCAGGCTCCACCGGGTCTAATTCAGGAGGAAAAGGAGAATCCCGAAGACTGTATTCCTGACTTGCCAGAGAACAAACATGCGCGAGAGTTTCTGTCAAAGGCACCTACGAAGGGTCTGTGGATGCCCCTGGGAAAGGAAGTTAAA GTTGGAGGTGCAAAGCCTACGGACATAGGACAGGAGACAGGGAGTGTCCTATGTTCCTCAGTGGAAACTCTGCAAGCGAGAAGTTTAGATTT AATTCGCCAGCTGCAGGAACTTCTTGAAGGATCGTCGGATTCTGACAGCAGCTCAAGCTCTTCAAGCAGCAGTAGCTCCCCGGGAGAATCGAGAAAGCGTCGCCGCAAGCACAGCCACTCAAAACACGAGTCCAGAAAAAAGCAGAAGCATCACCGTAAATCTAAGAAGCGTAGAAGAAAGTGA